The DNA sequence CATACGCGGACGGTGCGCATCTTCACGCCGGAGAAGGAAATGCCCTTCGCCGGCCATCCGACGATCGGCACGGCGGCCGCGCTGGCGCTGGTCGAGGGCGCCCTCGGCGGCGCGACGCAGGGCACCCTGACCCTCGACCTCAAGATCGGCACGGTCCCGGTCGATGTGCGCGTCGAAGGCGACGGGCTCGCGTGGGCCGAGCTTTCGGCGGCGAAGATGCCCGAGATCGGGCCCTCGGTGCCGACGCTGAACACCTTGGCCGAGATCCTCTCGCTCGACGCCAAGGATCTGGTCGGCGGCTCGCTCTCGCCGGCCGCGGTGAGCTGCGGCTATCCGTTCCTGATGGTGCCGCTCAAGAGCGTGGACGCCGTGCGCCGCGCGCGCGTGCGCGTGGACCTGTGGGAACAGACGCTGAAGCGTTCATGGGCCCCGGAGATCCTCGTCGCGGCGCGGGACGCCGAGCACGGGGAGCAGGCCTGGCACGCGCGGATGTTCGCGCCGGGCATCAACGTGCCGGAGGATCCCGCCACGGGGTCGGCGATCGCGGCCTTCGGCGGCTGGCTGGCCACGAAGGAATCGAAGCCGGACGGGGAGTTCGCCTGGACGGTGCGGCAGGGCATCGAGATGGGACGTCCCAGCCTGCTCGAGGTGCGCGCGACGAAGGTCGGCGGCGCCGTGACGGCGGTGAAGGTGGCGGGGCGTGCCGTGCTGACCGGCGAGGGCCGACTGCGGCTACCGGCGCGCTGATCGGCGAGCGCGCGCGGCGGCGCGCGCTAGTCGTTGATCCGCAGCATCCCCACGACGGAGCTCCGCACCTTGGGGGGCGTGCCGTCGAAGGCGCGCATGCCGGCATGCCACACGACCGCTTGATCGCGCCCGTTGCGCTTCGCGACGTACAAGGCCTCGTCAGCTCGGGCGAGCAGCGTCTTCGAGACGTCGTCGTCGCGCGCCCAATCGGCGGCCAAGCCGATGCTCGCCGTGATGCGGATGTCCGGCGGTAGCGAGCGGAACCGGTAGTTGCGGAAGGCCTGCATCACGCGGTCCGCGAGGATGAGCGCGCCCTCCTCGTTCGAATCGGGAGCCAAGATCGTGAACTCCTCGCCGCCGAAGCGGGCCACGATGTCCGCCTCGCGGGCGGTCGTGCGGAGCAGCGCGCCGACCTCACGGATCACCTCGTCCCCCGTGAGGTGGCCGTAGTCGTCGTTGATGCGCTTGAAGTGGTCGAGGTCGATGGCCAGCACCGCGAGTTCCTTCTTCTGCCGGATGGCGCGTGAGACCTCGCGCTCGGCGAGCTGGTTGAGACCGCGCCGGTTGTAGCAACCCGAGAGCGGATCGGTGAGGACGATCGCCTGCAACCGCTCGCGCATCTGGTTGTACGCACGGCCAATGACGCTCACCGGGTCCGGCATCTGGTCCGGCTCTTCCTCGTAGCGCGCCGAGAAGTCCCCATCCTGGGCGCGCTGGAAGATCTCCACGAGGCGCCGCATCCGCGCGGCGACATGGCCCTGCAGCGCCACGTAGAGCAGCACGCCGATGCCATACAGCGCCAGCGTCCACAGCTCTTCCGCCGGCGTCGCGATCATGCTGGCGTCGGCCGCCACCGCGACCAGCGTGGTGTAGCCGGCGCCGATGAGGATGAGGTTGGCGATGGTCGCCGTCCACCCGAAGAAGATCTGCGTGAACTGCACCGTGAAGATCGAGAGCAGCAAGGCGCGATCGAAATGCTCGGGCGGCGTGATGAGCAGCGCGCTGCCGAAGAGGATCACCGTATCGGACGCGATGGCGCCGACGACGACGCCCATCGGCGCGTGACCACGCCGCATGAGCACGGCCACGAGCACGCGGTGCCCTACGACGTACGCGACGACGAGCCCGAGCATCGCCAGCAGCACGCCGCGGAGGCCGTAACGTGCCATCAGCACGGATTCGGCGGAGACCACGCCGAACCACTTGAGGGTGATGGTCCCGAAGCCGATCAGTGACGCGAACAGCATCCGGTACCGCGCTTGCCAGCGCAGGATCTCGGCGTAGTGCTCGTCGCTGCTGCGTGAGGGGGGGGTCAGCGGGACTGTCACGAGGGGGAGGGTGGGACCGACTTAGCCCGGCGATGGACCGTAGCCCTTGAAAAGGCCACTATCCCGACAGTCTCGCAAGGGCATACGTCACAACCCCACACCCTGCGCGCGTCTAGAACCTGGCCTCGAGGTACAGGTCGAGTCGCGTCTGCCAGCGGGGATGCATGCCGCGCGAGAGGTCGATGCGCGCCATCCCGTCGAAGAAGCTCGCCCCGACGCCGACACCGCTCATCGGGCGCCCCATCGCATTCCAGCCGTCGCGAGGCCCCGCCCAACCCAAGTCGCCGAACAGCACTGGCCGCGCGGCCACGCTGCCCGTGCCCAACTCGACGCGGCTCAGCCAGAATGCCTCACCGACCCCCGTGCCCGCCGTCTGGCCGCGCACGCTCCACAGGCCACCGAGAAAGAACTGGCGCTGCGCCGGCAGTTCGCCTTCGCTGGTGCCGGCCGCCGCGGTGACCGACGCGGTCACGGGGCCGAGGCCACGGCTCACGATGGTCTCGAGGAAGGCGCGGCCGTAGTCCATCTGGCCGGTCGCTCCCTCGAGCCGCAGGTCGGCGCTCATGCGCCACCCGCGCGGATCCAGGCCGCGGCTGCCGCGCCAGCGCAGGCCCGCACCATAGAACCAACCGGTGTCCGCGACGACATTGCCGAGAAAGCGATCGTCGTTGGCACCACCGAACAGCGACCAGCGGCTATCGACACGCGCGTTCCACTGCTGCTCGGCGAAGACGCGCCACTCCAGCCCGCCGCGCGGCACGCGCTCGCGCGTGAGCTCCGCACCCCAACTGCGATGGTAGAAGCCCTCGTCGCGCGCGTAGAAGAGGTTCGGGAGCGAGGCACCGAACGACAGCGGATCGCCGAAATCCGAACTCACGTTCAAGCGACGGAACACGCCCGCGTGGTACTGCGTGCGGCCGTTGCTGCGGGCGACGGACAGGCCACCGTTGAGTTGCAGGTCGCCACCCGAGGCGCGGCCATCGAGCGCCACGCTGTAGCCCTTGCCGAGCGTCGTGCTCATCCGGGCGCCTGTGCCGAAGCCCTCGATGCGGTTGTAGCGCGTGTAGGCCAGGCCGTACTCGAGCGTCGGCTTGCGCGGCGCCCACGCCGGCTGCAGGCCGAAGTCGAGCATCCGCATGAGCTCGTCGCGCTGCGCGGCGCCGAAGAGTTCTTCGCCAGGGTCGTAGATGGACGGCGGCAGCTCGGCGGACTCGGTGAGTTGCTTCATGTCGCAGGGCACGTCGACGGCCATCGAGAGCGCACCGTTGCCGCGCGTCTCGTACACGCGGTACGTGCCCGTGCGCGCGCAGCCTGCAGCCCGTTCCACCTTGAACAGCTCCTCGCGCGCGGCGTAGAACGCCCGCACGGAATCGCGCACGGCGGCGGAATCCAGCCCGCGGTCGCGGAAGGACTGCGTCAACGAATCGTTGTCGACGCGGTTGACCCTCGGCACCTCCGGCAGGTCATCGAAGCCGTTCACGCTTTCATAGCGATACCGCTGCTCGATCCGGAACGGCACGCGCATGAAGCTCACCCGCGCATAGCCCTCCGCGCCCTGCGTGCGCGGCAGCCAGTACCGTTGCTCGAAGAGGCCGTACTCGATGGTCACGGCCGTGATCTCCGCGCGCATCGGCGTCAGCATGCCCCGCACGGGGGCCGGCATGTCCTTCCGGGCGTCGGGATCCTCGGCCTCGACGGTC is a window from the Pseudogemmatithrix spongiicola genome containing:
- a CDS encoding GGDEF domain-containing protein, producing the protein MTVPLTPPSRSSDEHYAEILRWQARYRMLFASLIGFGTITLKWFGVVSAESVLMARYGLRGVLLAMLGLVVAYVVGHRVLVAVLMRRGHAPMGVVVGAIASDTVILFGSALLITPPEHFDRALLLSIFTVQFTQIFFGWTATIANLILIGAGYTTLVAVAADASMIATPAEELWTLALYGIGVLLYVALQGHVAARMRRLVEIFQRAQDGDFSARYEEEPDQMPDPVSVIGRAYNQMRERLQAIVLTDPLSGCYNRRGLNQLAEREVSRAIRQKKELAVLAIDLDHFKRINDDYGHLTGDEVIREVGALLRTTAREADIVARFGGEEFTILAPDSNEEGALILADRVMQAFRNYRFRSLPPDIRITASIGLAADWARDDDVSKTLLARADEALYVAKRNGRDQAVVWHAGMRAFDGTPPKVRSSVVGMLRIND
- a CDS encoding ShlB/FhaC/HecB family hemolysin secretion/activation protein, which encodes MVALGLLLAFQVTVQVNRDSSTASGSISVRPPSRERIAVTDEHRRTAFKDNAARELLLRARAARLQQDSSLYSYEVKSYQRISAGMSLRETARERLVWRGENASRVRWQRGRGARVEVLGARMVAPITQGIKEAEAELESEMASELDDMLAVPYYPGKDQLWLFEMVGSSDNDGSPMLIHPVAEGSEAYFTFASGDSVDIVLPDGKRLKLRELIATPRRAVWNLVVGSFWFETESAQLARAVMRFSAPMDIWETVEAEDPDARKDMPAPVRGMLTPMRAEITAVTIEYGLFEQRYWLPRTQGAEGYARVSFMRVPFRIEQRYRYESVNGFDDLPEVPRVNRVDNDSLTQSFRDRGLDSAAVRDSVRAFYAAREELFKVERAAGCARTGTYRVYETRGNGALSMAVDVPCDMKQLTESAELPPSIYDPGEELFGAAQRDELMRMLDFGLQPAWAPRKPTLEYGLAYTRYNRIEGFGTGARMSTTLGKGYSVALDGRASGGDLQLNGGLSVARSNGRTQYHAGVFRRLNVSSDFGDPLSFGASLPNLFYARDEGFYHRSWGAELTRERVPRGGLEWRVFAEQQWNARVDSRWSLFGGANDDRFLGNVVADTGWFYGAGLRWRGSRGLDPRGWRMSADLRLEGATGQMDYGRAFLETIVSRGLGPVTASVTAAAGTSEGELPAQRQFFLGGLWSVRGQTAGTGVGEAFWLSRVELGTGSVAARPVLFGDLGWAGPRDGWNAMGRPMSGVGVGASFFDGMARIDLSRGMHPRWQTRLDLYLEARF
- a CDS encoding PhzF family phenazine biosynthesis protein, translating into MRYLTLDVFTATPFGGNQLAVFPDASGIPEELLLPITREFNFSEVTFVYPAKDAAHTRTVRIFTPEKEMPFAGHPTIGTAAALALVEGALGGATQGTLTLDLKIGTVPVDVRVEGDGLAWAELSAAKMPEIGPSVPTLNTLAEILSLDAKDLVGGSLSPAAVSCGYPFLMVPLKSVDAVRRARVRVDLWEQTLKRSWAPEILVAARDAEHGEQAWHARMFAPGINVPEDPATGSAIAAFGGWLATKESKPDGEFAWTVRQGIEMGRPSLLEVRATKVGGAVTAVKVAGRAVLTGEGRLRLPAR